A window from Peromyscus leucopus breed LL Stock chromosome 8a, UCI_PerLeu_2.1, whole genome shotgun sequence encodes these proteins:
- the Hebp2 gene encoding heme-binding protein 2 produces the protein MAEEPEPDLEPAEDAVEPAVDAVEPAVDAVEPVVEMPSWKAPEDTDPQPGSYEIRHYGPAKWVSTCVESMDWDSAIQTGFTKLNGYIQGKNEKEMKLKLTAPVTSCVEAGSSPFSESTITISLRVPSEQQSDPPRPAESDVFIEDRAGMTVFVRSFDGFCSGQRNQEQLLTLANILREEGKVFNERVFYTAGYSSPFQLLDRNNEVWLIQTNEPSKENE, from the exons ATGGCCGAGGAGCCAGAGCCAGACCTCGAGCCGGCCGAGGACGCAGTGGAGCCGGCCGTGGACGCAGTGGAGCCGGCCGTGGACGCAGTGGAGCCCGTCGTGGAGATGCCGAGCTGGAAGGCTCCGGAGGACACAGACCCCCAG CCTGGAAGTTATGAGATCCGACACTACGGACCAGCCAAGTGGGTCAGCACTTGTGTGGAGTCTATGGACTGGGATTCAGCCATCCAGACTGGCTTCACAAAACTGAATGGCTACATTCAAGGCAAAAACGAGAAAG AGATGAAATTGAAGCTGACCGCTCCTGTGACAAGCTGTGTGGAGGCCGGCTCCAGCCCTTTCAGCGAGTCTACCATTACCATCTCCCTGCGTGTCCCCTCCGAGCAGCAATCTGATCCACCCCGGCCTGCAGAGTCGGATGTCTTCATTGAAGACAGAGCTGGAATGACCGTGTTTGTGCG GTCTTTTGACGGATTCTGCAGTGGCCAAAGGAATCAAGAACAACTTTTAACATTAGCAAACATtttgagggaagaaggaaaagtttTCAATGAAAGGGTCTTTTATACTGCCGGCTACAGTAGTCCTTTCCAATTACTTGATAGAAATAACGAAGTGTGGCTGATTCAGACCAATGAGCCCTCCAAAGAAAACGAGTAA